A window from Musa acuminata AAA Group cultivar baxijiao chromosome BXJ3-10, Cavendish_Baxijiao_AAA, whole genome shotgun sequence encodes these proteins:
- the LOC135650875 gene encoding NAC domain-containing protein 104-like — MGEGSNLPPGFQFFPSDEELVVHFLRPKAAHLPCYPDIIPTIDLHHCDPWDLDGKALQGGNRHWYFFTRRSQNRATANGYWHAVSTDETVTSNHTPVGIKKTLRYYLGEAPEGIKTNWLMHEYHLPDAGLGSSSSSNGGSTSSSNSSRRKRAGQPTRTESNKWVVCRVHESAGGSQSSFHDDGSELSCLDEVFLSLDDLDDISLPN; from the exons ATGGGAGAAGGGAGCAACCTACCACCTGGTTTCCAGTTCTTCCCCTCCGACGAGGAGCTGGTCGTCCATTTCCTCCGTCCCAAGGCCGCGCACCTTCCTTGCTATCCCGACATCATCCCCACGATCGATCTCCACCACTGCGACCCGTGGGACCTCGATG GTAAAGCTCTTCAAGGAGGAAACCGCCATTGGTACTTCTTCACCCGCAGAAGCCAGAACAGGGCAACAGCTAACGGATACTGGCATGCTGTCAGCACCGACGAGACCGTGACTAGCAATCACACGCCTGTTGGTATAAAGAAGACTCTCAGGTACTATCTTGGCGAAGCTCCTGAGGGCATCAAGACCAATTGGTTGATGCACGAGTACCATCTACCCGACGCTGGTCTtggtagtagcagcagcagcaatggtggcagcaccagcagcagcaacagtAGCAGAAGGAAGAGAGCAGGTCAACCGACAAGAACA GAATCGAACAAATGGGTCGTTTGCCGAGTTCATGAGTCGGCCGGGGGTTCGCAGTCGAGCTTCCACGACGACGGGTCAGAGCTTTCCTGCCTGGATGAGGTGTTCTTGTCCTTGGATGATCTTGATGACATAAGCTTGCCAAACTGA